The following are encoded in a window of Lacinutrix sp. WUR7 genomic DNA:
- a CDS encoding helix-turn-helix transcriptional regulator, protein MSNVNKIDTTSFDSYLKKNRTKIDESLVSLRFMKEVDYFLDYNKITQRKLADEIGCTEAYVSQLMSGVKKINTSFINKLEKHYEVKVEFKILPKKECNYITSFANTFIQININIDDSFEALNMFSSKNSPIEYYELDADSYTIETNG, encoded by the coding sequence ATGAGCAACGTAAATAAAATAGATACCACTTCTTTTGATTCTTATTTAAAGAAAAATCGAACTAAAATTGATGAGTCTTTAGTTAGTTTAAGGTTTATGAAAGAGGTTGATTATTTTCTTGATTATAATAAAATCACTCAAAGAAAGTTAGCTGACGAAATTGGTTGTACAGAGGCTTATGTTAGTCAGTTAATGTCTGGTGTAAAAAAGATAAACACCTCTTTTATTAATAAACTAGAAAAGCATTATGAAGTAAAGGTTGAATTCAAGATTTTACCTAAAAAGGAATGTAATTATATCACAAGTTTTGCAAATACATTTATTCAGATAAATATTAATATTGACGATTCATTTGAAGCATTGAATATGTTTTCTTCAAAGAATAGTCCCATTGAATATTATGAATTGGATGCTGACTCATACACAATAGAAACTAATGGATAA